The DNA segment tttaggaactaaattaaaaataaaattcaaaaatttagatggtaatattttaaaatataatttcaatatatatatatatatatagtgaacaaatagaaaattattttttccctATAATTTACGTTTGAAATGGCGGGTTCAGTTCACTGGAATCGGAAAcccttgtttattttttttcaactcTCACAGACGAAATCGCcatagaatttgaaatgaacaCTGCTTCAGATTCTCCGTTATCTTCATCTTTATGCTCTTTTCATTCCTCAATTCCCAATTCTTATCTTCTTGAAATGCGATTCCAAGCCATAACAATAAACCCTAATCCGGgttagaacttccattgaagcCCTCTGAATCCACTCTCAATCTCTCCACCATGAGCAATTATAATCCCTATATTCAGCACACTCCTTCCTCATCCTCGTCTCCTGAACCTGGGAAAAGTTTGCTTTCTTTAACTCCACTCTCGATTGCTTGTTTCTATAATGATTTAGGGTTTTGATCGTTGtttttataatgaattttttggattttgtttaGGAGATAGGATGTGGGATGCGCTGGGTCGCTGTGGGAAGATGTTGGAAGGTTATGGAAAAATGGCAGGGGAAGCTGTTGAAAACGTTTGGCATCACAGTTAGTTTTTCCCCCCTTCGATCTAATTTGGTTTTAATGTTTGAGTTCATATTATTTAAGTGCGATTTTTGTACCATCATAATTGGTTTTCGgattgattttgaaatagttaaaatttgtcatttttaaaatacttgGAAATATACCTTTAATccctcaaaattaattcaatgtttttcttactcttaaaattgattttgaatgattaaaaatagtTTACGAGCAGTTTTGAATATGATAAAAGTggtttaacaattttaaaatcactcccaaacatgtCCAAACATGTTTTTTGGTAATCTTGAATGTGAAAAAAGTaattaactatttcaaaatcactctcagATCCTTAGTACATGTTTGtcgattttgaaattgttactATCACTTTttatcatgtttaaaattactttGAGACATGCCTTTAAacacttaaatataatttaatgtttaattttagacttttaaACGCAATTTCAtgtcatcaaaattagttttgaatgattaaaagcatgttttcgagcaattttaaaaatgacaaaagtgattttaaccatttcaaaatcacttccaaacatgCCTTTAATCTTTCGTATTTAGTTAGAGGATGATTTGTTCCATCGATGAACTGATTCTAATAGTGAAACAGATCCTGCTGGATCAGGTTTCTTTATAGTGAACTTTGTGATACCCAACAGGCCATGTTGTTGATAAACGatggtttaaatactactttggtcatgtacttttaaaatgtttattttggtcttttttactttcaactttggttATTTTGGTTCTTGTATTTTCAAACTGTCCGTTTTGGttcttgtacttttaaaaagCGGCCATTTTGGTCCCTTATAATTTAAATAGAACTAAAAATGAAGGGACATAATTGGccactttttaaaagtataagtaCAACTAAAGTTGTAACTACATgaaccaaaatgaatattttgaaagtctaaataccaaaatgaactaaagttgAAAGCATGAGAATTGAAATGAATATTTGGaaagtatagggaccaaaatgaaccaaagtggataatatagaaaccaaaatgaacctattgaaagtatagaaaccaaaatgaaccaaagttgatAATATAGAGACAAAAAAGAACCAAAGTCAAAAATACAAGGATTgaagtagtatttaaacctaaacAATAACATCTCCATTAGGTGGAGGCATGTGATAGAAGGAACTGATAAATAACATGTAAAATGAGTTTTATTTTGGAGGTCTGCTGAATAATGCCATGAATGTTGACTTATTGGCTCCTGATATGCAATATATGTTTGTCAACAGTAAGAGTTAGTCCTAGCATTGGTGATGTTGCAAAGGCCAGGCTTGTTCAAGGGACGAAATTACTTGCTGAAGGAGGACCTGAAAGATTATTCCAGCATACATTTGGTGttattcctgaagaaaaatactTGCATTCGTATGCTTGCTATTTGGCAACTCCCTCTGGGCCTGTGAATGGGACTCTTTACATATCCACAAAAAGACTGGCTTTCTGTAGTGAATCCCCTCTCTGTTACCCTTCATCTCCTGGCCAATCAGAGTGGCTCTATTACAAGGTATGTTTGACCCATTATCATTTGGGATGCTGTAGTTTTGATATATCAGAAATAGAAGTATTTCTCAAATTTATATCAAGGTTTAGTTATTGTTACCTTACCCATCTTAGTATTGATTTGAGTGGAATACACTAAAGCTTTTCTGTATTATAAGCATTGAAATGTGTTCTACTTCTAGGACAGAGTGAATATGTGTGAGAAATACTTGATCttagtttaaataaaatcttattaTAACAAAAGGGCCTCCTGAGCCCTGACTCGTCCATAGGTACTCTTGCTCCTGATTGTATTGCACATGTTAGAACTTAATTTGCTCTCTATCCCCCTTTGTTATCTGAACACTGTTGAATTGGACTAAATGGGATGTTGGCAGAAAGAATAATTGGCTTAGCTATTGGATGTTTTtgatttaaatactactttggttCTTGTACTTTTagctttggttcattttgatctccatactttcaaaatgttcattttggtccttgcACTTTCAACTAtggttcattttggttcttGAGCTTTTAGAGAGTGACTATTTTGGTACCTTAAAAGTGaaatattaatgaaaatgaagggattgaaatagtcactttttaaaagtacaaagaccaagataaacattttcataatacaatgatgaaaatgaatattttgaaagtatagagaccaaCATGAACTAAAATCAAAAGTAGACGGACCAACTTGACTATGGAAGTTGAGGAGGGATCTCTCATGTGTATTTTTACCCATTTGTAGGTTGTGATAGAGCTGAATCGGGTGGCAAATTTACGTCCATCTCCAAATCTTCTCAACCCCTCTGAAAAAGACATCCATGTGGTTACTAAGGATGGGCATGAATTCTGGTTCCTGGGATTTATATCGTTCAGCAGGgctctaaagagtttaactgaggCATTAAAGCGTTCCTGTTCCTAGTTTGTTTCGATGAACAGATGGTTTGAGAGTTTCTGCCTCCTCTCTACATTCCATGTCTGTCTTCTTACTTATAGAGTGCTTGTATTTGTTCCTATGTCTTCTTATTGCGACTACCTTACTCAATAAAGATGGTGTATCTTGAAAAAGTTATGTATCTTATATGGGTAAAAATAAAGAACTAATGGTTTCTTAGTGTTTATACGGATGACCTAAAAATTTGTGCTCGTTTGAGATTTGATCAagttatttgaattttgtttttctaaccTTTTGTTAGTGTCAGTAAACCctcttccaatttttttttcctccattgCCCTTCTTACTCTCGTTGCATGTGGATTTGTTGCACTTTGTATGTCTAGGTGTTCTTTTCACAACTCCTTGTCATTGCTCATTTTCTCGATTCCTTTGTCGTTGGTCATCACCCGTTGTCAATTGTTGATCGATGATTGAAGGTGAAAAGTGTCATTGCAGGATGAAGAAGACTCTTGGGGGTGGCGACCAAACACGTGCGAGGGAGAGGGAAGGACACTTTATGGAAAAAGTCACTAATTTCTTATTCATTTTCCAATTCTAAGATTGGTTTGCACATCCGAATTGCTAACTAATATTTTAGTTCATCGTCGTAACTAATTATTACACTCATGTATGGTTATATCTGGGCTATTTTGAAGTATTGTTCACCTGTCTTGGTAAGTTAATGAGATTATGATAACTTAATGAAACTTTACGTCTACATTCAACAACACAAGTGACACCCTCTCCCTTGGTTCTCCTTTAAGCTCATTATGGAGCTGTTCTTGGAGAGTCTATGGTGATTGGTGCTATACTTTGTGATTCAGCTGGCAACACCATTCTCTCTGTCGAGACACTCACGGGTAGAAGTTGATTGCcaaattttattaaagttgTTGAAAGGTTCCGATGAATCATCTTGAACTCATATACAAATTTTTATTCACTCCAAGACATGTAACACGGTGGCGCATCAATTTGCTACCCATGCACGACGTTGGAAATTTGGAAAGTTGGTTGGAAGAACATCCACTCATTGATGACCAACGTTTGTCATTGTCCATGTTCTCTTTCCGCTGTTTCTCATCCCTATAGCTCAAGCATAAGTCCTTCACTTATCATTGGTCAATCCAACCTTACTGTGAATAATTTTCTCGCTGGACCAATAATAGCGGAGTTCCAATCATCATCAAAGAATTCTCGTTTGGTGGTCGAAGAAATTCTGTCACTTGTTCGAATCCCCAAAAACCccattgtttatttcatttCGTAGATtctttcatcatcttcatcttcagtGTTCTGATTCCTCCTGTTTGATTCCCAGTTCTGATTAGACCCACTTCGTCACAATGAAGCATAAGAAGGATTAGACTcagaatcgtgatcaacgcaatcTACACCATGATCAATCACCTTGACACCAAAGACAATCCCTATGTTCATTATTCCTCTGCTTCCACATCTCCAAATGGGAAATGTTTGTTTTCTTCTGTTCTGCACTTAACGTGTTTGTAAAAATTCCTCTGTGGATATTGatactctttctttttttcttttcttttttttttcttttgcatatGTTCAGCAGATAAGATGTCGGAAGTGTTGGATCGGTGTGGGAAGAGGTTTGCAGATTGTTCTAAGATGGTAGAGGCTGCAGCAGATGGCATCTGGAATCACTGTTAGTTCTTTCCTCTATTCAAGTTTCTTTCTTTAAGGTGTTTGTTTTCACCTAGAATTCTAACAAGTTTATGGTAGGTAGGAATGCTATTAGGATGTCAGAGGGATATTAAGGTATACTAGTTATTAGTTAGGGGAGTTGGTTATGGAATTTAGTTATAAATAGTGATAAGGAGAATGGGAAGATAATCAATATTTTGGTTAATGAATTAGGGCTTGAGAGTATTTCAAAATTGGGAGGGTCCAAGTACATCGAACACTTGGTTTATCTTGTATTTCTAttatcttttatgtctctatttATTTGGGTTCTATTAATTTAGTTCTCTCCATCTTTCTAATATGATTGGTCGAGAGCTTTCAACGAGTCAGTTCTGAATAATTGGAAGAGTTTAGGTCTGTCATGAAATGGTTTCAGGCTTGTCATGAGTTATCATTGATTCCAAATAATCActgatgtttattaatttaataggtACAGCTTTCAATGATTAGTTTCAAACGATTAGAACTGTTTCTTTCTGTAAACAAATGATAACTTCAAATAACAAATGGCATGCTAAAAGTTAAAAACAGAACCAACTTTTCTTGGCAAGGATTTGCTTGGTTCCTTTTGGTTCTTTCTGGAATAATGAAATTCGGACCTGGATTTATATACCTGTTCGATGTCTATCGAGCTTATTAGCGTCTAACCTGCAATGCAATATATGCTTTTCCCAACAGTGAAACTTAGTTCTAGTGTCACTGATGCGGCCATGGCCAGGCTTCATCAAGGAACGAAGTTAGTTACAGAAGGTGGCTATAAAAAAGTATTCCAACAGACGTTTGGTTTCGTCGACGGAGACAAATACTTGGACTTCTTTGCTTGCTATCTGTCCACTTCCTCTGGGCCTGTGAATGGGACTTTGTACATATCCACAAAAAGGGTGGCCTTTTGTAGTGAGTTTCCTCTTTGTTACTATCCATCTCCTGGCGAGCCACAGTGGATCCTTTACAAGGTATTTCTCACCCTTTGTTGAAGATATTTTGTTCTGATGGATTTGAAATAGgatttttaagaaataaaactTAGCTGTTTACTGATAAGTAGTTCATTGAGTTTATTTAAGACCGGTTCGATAATCATTTGGCTTTGGATTCTCAAGTTGTGTTTGATTTTACtattcaagtgtttaattttgaaaataagtcattttataaaaaaataataataataaagtatttggtaaccatttaaaatagtttttgaaatgttttcgaagtttattttaaacaatttttatcaaaagagtttaaataaatatgACTCTTTCTGAAAAACATcttttttctctagtcaatccaTATGGGcccttagtttttttaaaaattaagcttttaAACACTTTTTCGACCTATGGAGTTTCTTTGTTTTGGTATCTACTTCATAAGAATGTTCTCAAAATTCATGTCAAGTTTTGAAGACTAGAAAAAAGTAGGCTCTGTTtgataactatatatatatttttttattttaattttcaaaatttaactgGTTAAaaaatcatcagtaaaagtagtgtttgtaagcataattttaaaaaatagaaaacaaagaCAAAACGGTTTTCAACTTTTTTATACTTTCTGAATTTAGCTAGGAATTCAAATGTTACtttaaaaaaagatgaaaatcattatAAAGAAATTGGGAGAAAACAATCCCAGTCCGACCGAACAAGGCCTTAGAtatattgaaggaaagacaaaACAGAACGGATACAAGACTTCTCATATGTTTGATGAGAGGTCTGAGACACTTCACAAAAGATTCTACTGACTTAACTCTCTCTATTAACGACCCCACTCACATATACTTCTCTTATCTAACACGTGCGAGGGCCCTGCTGCCTTCCCTCTCTAAGATACTCTATTACAGTTACCAATTCTTTCTCCCTCTAACTTCCATTTGTATTTCTCACCCTTTCTTCTTCGTACACGTGATATGCATAGGTGGCTTCTTgagtgaaagaaaaattttagtgCTATGGTACCTCAGCTCATTGTTTGTCATAGAAGAAGCATTTAAAAATGGTGGGTCCATGAAATAAAGTAATATATCATTTAGTGATGTCTTGAATGTTGAATGGAAGGAGTATGTACTACTGTAGTACTATACATTTCTGCTTTTCTTCTCTTAGTTTACGACGAGAGACACAAACAAGAAGAAATAGTTATTAATAGTTGGTTGCCAagttttctataaaatttttctataaacTTGCTTTAGTATGATTATGTTTAATGTTTTGATAGGAAAGGTATTAGCGGGATACCAAGGGTATATTCATAATTAGTTAAGTAGTTTATAAGGAAGGtgtagttataaatatagtgagCAGGGAAGGGAGGAAGGAGGAAATACTATGGTGAGTGTGTTAGGACTTAAAGAGTGATCTCAAGAGATTGGGAGGGTCCAAGTACCTCGAATTACTTGGTTTATCTTATAGTTTCATTACCAATcaaattcaatatatatttagGTTCTATCATGTTTTTCCGAATTTAAAGCATGGTGGATCTGCAGTTTGGCAAATAACTATATGATGTACTGCAACAGTTTAATTTTGATCCAATGAATCACAATTTCACTAGGTTTCTCCTGTGAAATTCAATATGAAAATTTTTccaattgttttttttccttatcgTGGTAGAAAATAATTGAAGTTCAAATCcataagattaaaatttaaaaggcATAATATAAATAGAAATATCTAGTTTTATAGTATAGTTCATAATCTCTCAATGGAGTAAAATAGTCACTCTCCTTCACTGTTTAATGAATGAAGAGATAGTGTATTGGGACTATACTCTTCACTAGGAAAGTATGTGAGCCCATAATTTAATACCATTTAATATACTCATTAAATAGCCTAACATAATTGTCCTTTATTTATTAGCCActatgaattaatttaataaactgGGCACCATGGAGTCACTAGCAATGGGTGGAGGAACTGGAAATGCATGAATGCAGGGTCTGATCTTCCTGTAGGACACCATTGATGGATTGTCAGTCCACAGAAACTATAAGCTGTTGTCCAAGAACCTGTTTCTGGCTAGAAGAATAACTTTCTTGGACATCCATCAATTAATATATCCAGAATAGCCCCCCACCCCCCAatcacaattttaaaagatcCACAAAGCAATTGTGTTCCCGCCCACGAACAAGTCAACTGATTCAAATTCAAATAGCCAATGACACAACGGGCGTATCTCGCAACCTCTACCCCGtttaaagaaaattgttttagaAAACGGGGTTTATGAAAAAGGTTTTTGCAAATGTTTGAAAACATGTTTGAGAAAATGGTTATcgtaggctagaaagcaatgaGAAACAACAACGGCTTAGTAGCTTACAACTCCATGTATGAAGGTAATCTTCCTCTGGCATCTCTAGATGATTATTGAAAAGTAAGTTTAGTGAAATTTGTTCTTCCTCCTAGTTTGGTTTGTTATCGCGTCTGTGCATAAGAGAGTTTATGAAACTATGCTGAAGTCAATGTTTGCATTAAGAATCTCCAATCTCCTATCTCCATCTTTGTGTTTCCATGAAGTATAGTTTAATGGCCCAAATCTGATCTTGAAAACTATGCTTGTGTTAGTATCTAAAATAATTGGTAGTTATGTAGATTCAACAGGATTAATTAGAAAAACGAATCGCCGAGTCTCGTCGAGTTTCTTTGTCCCTTTATCTATCTTTTTCGCTCGTGTTTTCTTCTGTTAATGTCTTTAGTTGCATTCTTTTTCATGACTATGATGAATATGTATGTAGGTGATGATAGCGGTTGATCAGTTGGGGAAAATCAATGCTTCTTCAAACCTTATGGACCCCTCACAAAAATACATCCAAGTAATCACGAGGGACTCTCATGAATTCTGGTTCATGGGATTCATATCATATAACAAGGCTGTCAAGACTTTAACTGATGCATTGCAGCGATCCCGTGCCTAGGTAGGACTCGAAGGATACCAAAATGAAACCGTTTCCTCTCACAATCTCGTGCCTACCTAAACCAACACTTCCTTCTATACTCTTTACATATATTTTCCTGTTTTAGTTAAAGGGTATAAACGATAATAATCATTGAACGTAGATTCTGAAATGTGCATGACCCCTATTTAACTATGAGATACATATTCGAAATTCGTTTACTAATGCCAAGCTGTCGGTCACATTGTGACAGGAGAAATTtgtgttatttttataaataagtttataaaataaagttgtttGTATCTTACACTTGTGAAATCTAAGCAACCCATGCTTTGACTTGGATTATTATTGATTACTTTAGCGCAGGTTGTGCAGAAATTCTAGTGGAGGTCTTTATGATCTTTGTTTTTGGTATCTTCCAAAGCCAAATTCATTTGTTATGCCCTAACTTTTAGGGCATATTTCATCTTCCATTTCattacaataacaaaaaaaatatatatatatatatatttgggtaGGGGGACTCTAAACAAGAATATTGATCCATGAGCAATAAAAACCTTATATTGTATACACAGGTGGATTTTTAAAGATAAAGAAAACTATTTGctcaaaatagcaaaatttaatcttctctGACAGGAGGTTAATAAAAGTTCGTTGattatagaaattgatagaagtctatcattaatatatgcgatagatgctgatagaagtttatcaattttttttttttttttttaatttcaataaatagtttgacattttttctatatgtaaAAAATTTCCGTATAAATATctagaaagaaaagaataaaaataaaaatatatacaataaattgcatgaaacaaaacATGTGAATGAGAATTAGATGCTTAGAATTTCACTTTAGGGCTCTCTTTTTATAGGTCTTTCTGCAGAACTGTTTGGTGCCACTTAAGTTGGAGAATCTGTTCTGATTTGGAAAAAACCCATcagttaaatattaaaaataagaatatgaatttttgtttttttcccttaaaaaaaaaaagaaaaaaaaagggaaaaaccaTTAACCTCTCCTTCATGCTTTTTGGAGACATATTTTTGAAAACACAAACAATGGAATGGAGAGtaagaaaatagaaattttgGGAATATGAAAACATCATTGAGAATGAGATGTTTGTGTTTTGGAATATGAttggaaattgaaaagaaaTGATGAACTGTATTTAGTATGCAAGAATGGGAAAAATTACTATAATTTGTACCAAAATGAGGAGTACAAGAAAATTTAATTTGGTAGTCTAAGTTAATACATGGAATACACGtcgattttacttttttttttagtccaACAAAGTACGGGATGAATGATTTACATTTCTAACTTCTTTGTTGATGGTACATTATATCAAGAGAGCTATATTCATGCAGGCTTGAATTTACTTTATAAGTACTTAATTTTTGTGTACTAAAGTCATTGTTTTAATCACTGAGAAAGTTAATTCATACCTAGCTTCTAGTATATTTTGACAAGATAATTATACCGTTGATTGCTTAGCTTTTAAGAATTTCACCAATCCAAACATAATTTAGTTGattaagatatatattttttcctaaGAGGTTAAAAATTCGAATTTTCCACCtacatgtttttaaaaattaaaaaaaatgaaaagaaaaagaaaactcatcTTTTTTGCAAACtttgatttaagaaaaataagaagattCCGAAACCTCTAAAATATTGATCCAAAATCTAAGAGGATCGAACCTTTGAACTCCTGATCAATAATACGTCTTGGGCCAATAATCAATGGTCAAGTCGGTAGcacttttaactttatttaatttgtatttattCGTGGAATTATGATTTGTAAAGTGGGTGGAAATCCTAAAGTGTACTTAGTGAAAATAAGAATTTGATTGGGGATAAGAAAACTAGAGTTTGACTTTTGAAATTCAAAGCATACAAATATTGCCGACAAGTAACACAAGTATTTTAGGAttggaaattgttgaaaattgtAGCTTTATTTTCCAAAAGAATGATGAGTCTTTCCATCTGATTAAGGCGTTCATTAAGGGCTTAATCTCAtcattttaacttttgaaacaAATCTTAGTCTCTTTCTTTTGAGATTATGATCCACTAAAGCAAATTACTCAAACTTTTGGTTCAATATATGCCAAAAGTAGaaagaggaaaaatgaaaaaggaaaaaaagcaTTAGAGAATAGAAGTGTTTTTCCCCTTTTCCCTCTTTGCCAAGCAACTTCAAAGTTGCTTTAATAAATTCATTacaaacaagaaaaaaagagacaatatcttctcttttttttctcgaATATCAAAACATTATACTTTTATCGTTGATGTTCACTTTTAGTTATTAGTATTCAAATcaatataaaacaaataacatcctaattatttaaaattaattaactaagagttataaaaaaaaaagtgagcaTTAGTTAGAACTTAGAAGCACATTTGCTTCAGTAGCGGCTGATTGGGATGTTCAAGTTAAAACTTAGAAGCAAATGTATAAgatcttaaaatttaaagaccaaATGGAATATgaattcaaaactaaaatttagaagtgtaatattttgaaacttaggaaCTGTTGATGCTAAAATTTGAACGGAGAAATGCACCTGATCTTCACTGACACCAACAACAAATTTGTTGAAGGGAAGAAGAACTTtgcctacaaaagaaaaaacatacagATCCTATGGTGCTTGCCACATACATTTTGATGCTTTAGCCAGAGAGTATGGAAGctagaaaattttaaagtacGATTTAAGTTATCTTATACGaagttataatgatgtatttatagaggaAGTTGACCTAGGTTGTTCAATAGGATTTTGGATTCAACTTAGGATAATTGTATAACCTACCGAGTTGAGGAGAGAGCCCAGTTTTATGTTTGGCTAGACCTTAGCTGAGGCTGAACATCTTCCCCTAAATCCATTTTGGTCCTAAGGCAATACTTTCAATCGAGACATGCGTGGGACATGTCCTATTAACTATTCTGCTAGGGTCGACCTCGACTTTGGCCTTGACCGAGGCCAAGCCAAGCACATAAATTTGGGATTTGACACAAACGAATCCTCTCCCATAGGCTCATTTTGGGCTTAGGGTGTTATTTTTGTCCCAAGCTTTGTTATTTTCTTGACATTGTTCCTTCTATCCTTATTTTATGTCGTTTGTATCCTTCGATCTAAAATTATACATAACATAAATCAAATGGAAAATaaatgcaaatttttttttaccaaaatttcaagaataaaTGGGAATGAAGCAcaaaatttaaggaaaaatcTTAATAAACTTGTTAATCCTTGATATTTTTATGGGAggactattttcattttaatttatactttttgCTGTCATGGTCCTTAAATCTGTTCTCATTGGACAAATTCATTTTGGTCACTtgatcaacatt comes from the Benincasa hispida cultivar B227 chromosome 5, ASM972705v1, whole genome shotgun sequence genome and includes:
- the LOC120077744 gene encoding GEM-like protein 2 translates to MSNYNPYIQHTPSSSSSPEPGKRDRMWDALGRCGKMLEGYGKMAGEAVENVWHHIRVSPSIGDVAKARLVQGTKLLAEGGPERLFQHTFGVIPEEKYLHSYACYLATPSGPVNGTLYISTKRLAFCSESPLCYPSSPGQSEWLYYKVVIELNRVANLRPSPNLLNPSEKDIHVVTKDGHEFWFLGFISFSRALKSLTEALKRSCS
- the LOC120077743 gene encoding GEM-like protein 2 isoform X1; translated protein: MINHLDTKDNPYVHYSSASTSPNGKSDKMSEVLDRCGKRFADCSKMVEAAADGIWNHLKLSSSVTDAAMARLHQGTKLVTEGGYKKVFQQTFGFVDGDKYLDFFACYLSTSSGPVNGTLYISTKRVAFCSEFPLCYYPSPGEPQWILYKVMIAVDQLGKINASSNLMDPSQKYIQVITRDSHEFWFMGFISYNKAVKTLTDALQRSRA
- the LOC120077743 gene encoding GEM-like protein 2 isoform X2, with protein sequence MINHLDTKDNPYVHYSSASTSPNGKYKMSEVLDRCGKRFADCSKMVEAAADGIWNHLKLSSSVTDAAMARLHQGTKLVTEGGYKKVFQQTFGFVDGDKYLDFFACYLSTSSGPVNGTLYISTKRVAFCSEFPLCYYPSPGEPQWILYKVMIAVDQLGKINASSNLMDPSQKYIQVITRDSHEFWFMGFISYNKAVKTLTDALQRSRA